In one window of Macadamia integrifolia cultivar HAES 741 chromosome 2, SCU_Mint_v3, whole genome shotgun sequence DNA:
- the LOC122072051 gene encoding glutamate receptor 2.7-like isoform X2 produces the protein MEVQAIIGPETSSQAAFMIDLGDKAQVPIISFSATNPSLSPAQTPYFVRASLSDSSQVKAIASIVQAFRWKEAVLIYEDSDYGSGIVPYLIDAFTEIETRVPYRSVLSTLASNDDQILSELYKMMAMQTRVFVVHMSYSLAARLFLKAKKVGMMNEGYAWIITDGLSNQLNSMNLSLIHSMQGVLGVEPYVPMSDKLNNFKIRWRHKFHKDNPEMEGADLNIFGLWAYDTVWALALATEKFGAANLQFQHPQVVNGTSDLLTIGISTIGPKLLQTILETEFTGLSGEFSLVDGQLHSSAYRVLNVIGRGGREIGFSTPTNGDSMTEPKGWEIPTNGKKLKIGVPFNKGYTEFVTVVIDPTTNASNVTGYCIDVFNAVIGKLPYALPHEFIPFRKSDNTSAGSYNDLVYQVYLQKYDAVIGDTTIIANRSLYVDFTLPYTESGVTMVVPIQQDKRKNIWVFLKPLNWDLWFTILIFFIFTGIVTWVLEHRVNNDFRGTPINQLGMIFWFTFSTMVFAHKDVFSNLARFIVIIWVFVVLILTSSYTASLTSMLTVQQLQPTVTDVKELIRNGEYVGYKNGSFVFDMLKQMSFNESKIRAFGSVEELDKALSKGSHNGGIAAAFDEIPYMKLFLSKYCAKYTMVGPTYKTDGFGFVFPRGSPLVSDVSRSILSVTEGDKMAQIEKKNFGQDNCPDSSTKLSSYSLSLDSFGGLFIITGAASLLALFIFILRFCRNNGDVIKCEDPNASTLKRVVTLAKKYDEKDPTSHDSRVTKNHKQNTEIPSVNEASPISIAPSSQAIPSVIDRYCTPEEEDQARASTSPFGIHGNVSPLEDQGSQFSTSPNANRRQGEELISTESIGPDAEGPSVLITS, from the exons ATGGAAGTACAAGCAATTATTGGGCCAGAAACATCATCCCAGGCCGCGTTTATGATTGATCTTGGAGACAAAGCTCAAGTGCCCATTATCTCTTTCTCTGCAAcaaatccttctctttctccagCTCAAACTCCTTATTTTGTCAGGGCTTCCCTTAGTGACTCCTCTCAGGTAAAAGCAATTGCTTCCATTGTTCAAGCCTTCAGATGGAAGGAAGCTGTACTGATATATGAAGACAGTGATTATGGTAGTGGAATTGTACCTTACTTAATCGATGCATTTACAGAAATTGAAACCCGGGTCCCCTATAGAAGTGTCCTTTCTACTTTAGCCTCCAACGACGATCAAATTCTTTCAGAGCTTTACAAGATGATGGCAATGCAGACTAGAGTATTTGTTGTGCACATGTCATACTCTCTTGCTGCTCGTTTATTTCTGAAAGCAAAAAAAGTAGGAATGATGAATGAAGGATATGCCTGGATCATCACGGATGGGCTATCTAATCAATTGAATTCCATGAATCTCTCGCTTATTCATTCTATGCAAGGTGTACTAGGTGTTGAGCCTTATGTGCCCATGTCTGATAAGCTTAACAATTTTAAGATTAGATGGAGACACAAGTTCCACAAGGATAACCCAGAAATGGAAGGAGCTGACCTAAACATTTTTGGACTGTGGGCTTATGATACTGTTTGGGCACTAGCACTGGCAACTGAGAAATTCGGGGCAGCGAATCTCCAATTCCAGCACCCACAAGTTGTTAATGGAACATCTGACCTTTTAACTATCGGAATCTCTACAATAGGTCCTAAACTTCTCCAGACAATCTTGGAGACAGAATTTACAGGCTTGAGTGGAGAATTTAGCCTTGTTGATGGACAACTACACTCATCGGCATATCGAGTACTCAATGTAATAGGTCGTGGAGGAAGGGAGATTGGGTTCTCGACACCAACAAATG GAGATTCTATGACTGAGCCCAAGGGTTGGGAAATTCCTACAAATGGGAAGAAACTGAAGATTGGAGTTCCTTTTAATAAAGGATATACTGAATTTGTGACAGTAGTAATAGATCCTACCACCAATGCCTCAAATGTCACTGGGTACTGCATTGATGTCTTTAATGCTGTAATTGGGAAATTGCCATATGCCCTTCCTCATGAGTTCATTCCATTCAGGAAGTCTGATAATACAAGTGCTGGGAGCTACAATGATTTGGTCTATCAAGTATATCTTCAA AAATATGATGCAGTCATTGGAGATACAACTATCATAGCCAATCGGTCCTTGTATGTCGATTTTACATTGCCATACACAGAGTCTGGGGTAACAATGGTAGTGCCAATCCAACAAGATAAGAGGAAGAATATTTGGGTTTTCCTGAAGCCTCTGAATTGGGATCTATGGTTCACCATTctcattttcttcatcttcacaGGCATTGTGACCTGGGTCCTCGAACACAGAGTAAACAACGATTTTAGGGGTACACCTATAAATCAACTTGGAATGATCTTCTGGTTCACCTTCTCAACGATGGTTTTTGCACATA AAGATGTGTTCAGCAACTTGGCTAGGTTCATTGTGATCATATGGGTTTTTGTTGTGCTCATCCTCACATCAAGTTACACAGCAAGCCTAACTTCCATGCTGACAGTTCAACAGCTTCAACCCACTGTCACAGATGTCAAAGAGCTCATAAGAAATGGGGAGTATGTGGGCTACAAAAATGGTTCATTTGTGTTTGATATGCTAAAGCAAATGAGCTTTAATGAGTCCAAGATTAGAGCCTTTGGAAGTGTGGAAGAATTAGACAAAGCTTTATCTAAAGGGAGTCACAATGGTGGTATTGCTGCTGCATTTGATGAGATCCCTTACATGAAACTGTTTCTTTCAAAATATTGTGCCAAGTACACCATGGTTGGACCTACATATAAGACTGATGGGTTTGGCTTC GTCTTTCCAAGAGGATCCCCACTGGTATCTGATGTTTCAAGGTCAATATTAAGTGTAACGGAAGGAGATAAAATGGCAcagattgagaaaaaaaattttgggcaAGACAATTGTCCAGACAGTAGTACCAAGTTATCTTCATATAGTCTGTCTCTAGATAGCTTTGGGGGGTTGTTCATCATCACTGGAGCTGCTtcacttctagccctattcatTTTCATTCTTCGTTTCTGTCGTAACAATGGGGACGTTATCAAATGTGAGGATCCTAATGCTTCTACACTGAAAAGAGTTGTTACTCTGGCCAAAAAATATGATGAGAAAGATCCTACCTCTCATGATTCTAGAGTAACTAAAAATCACAAACAAAATACAGAAATTCCATCAGTCAATGAAGCTTCACCCATATCTATTGCCCCAAGTTCACAAGCAATTCCCTCTGTTATAGACAGGTATTGCACtcctgaagaagaagaccaagcAAGGGCATCAACCAGTCCCTTTGGTATACATGGAAATGTCAGTCCCTTGGAAGATCAGGGAAGCCAATTCAGTACTTCTCCGAATGCAAATCGAAGGCAAGGTGAGGAGTTAATTTCTACTGAGAGTATTGGTCCAGATGCAGAGGGGCCAAGTGTTCTAATTACTAGCTAA
- the LOC122072051 gene encoding glutamate receptor 2.8-like isoform X1, with amino-acid sequence MEVQAIIGPETSSQAAFMIDLGDKAQVPIISFSATNPSLSPAQTPYFVRASLSDSSQVKAIASIVQAFRWKEAVLIYEDSDYGSGIVPYLIDAFTEIETRVPYRSVLSTLASNDDQILSELYKMMAMQTRVFVVHMSYSLAARLFLKAKKVGMMNEGYAWIITDGLSNQLNSMNLSLIHSMQGVLGVEPYVPMSDKLNNFKIRWRHKFHKDNPEMEGADLNIFGLWAYDTVWALALATEKFGAANLQFQHPQVVNGTSDLLTIGISTIGPKLLQTILETEFTGLSGEFSLVDGQLHSSAYRVLNVIGRGGREIGFSTPTNGILRELNASGTKFFTSSNSNFSPIVWPGDSMTEPKGWEIPTNGKKLKIGVPFNKGYTEFVTVVIDPTTNASNVTGYCIDVFNAVIGKLPYALPHEFIPFRKSDNTSAGSYNDLVYQVYLQKYDAVIGDTTIIANRSLYVDFTLPYTESGVTMVVPIQQDKRKNIWVFLKPLNWDLWFTILIFFIFTGIVTWVLEHRVNNDFRGTPINQLGMIFWFTFSTMVFAHKDVFSNLARFIVIIWVFVVLILTSSYTASLTSMLTVQQLQPTVTDVKELIRNGEYVGYKNGSFVFDMLKQMSFNESKIRAFGSVEELDKALSKGSHNGGIAAAFDEIPYMKLFLSKYCAKYTMVGPTYKTDGFGFVFPRGSPLVSDVSRSILSVTEGDKMAQIEKKNFGQDNCPDSSTKLSSYSLSLDSFGGLFIITGAASLLALFIFILRFCRNNGDVIKCEDPNASTLKRVVTLAKKYDEKDPTSHDSRVTKNHKQNTEIPSVNEASPISIAPSSQAIPSVIDRYCTPEEEDQARASTSPFGIHGNVSPLEDQGSQFSTSPNANRRQGEELISTESIGPDAEGPSVLITS; translated from the exons ATGGAAGTACAAGCAATTATTGGGCCAGAAACATCATCCCAGGCCGCGTTTATGATTGATCTTGGAGACAAAGCTCAAGTGCCCATTATCTCTTTCTCTGCAAcaaatccttctctttctccagCTCAAACTCCTTATTTTGTCAGGGCTTCCCTTAGTGACTCCTCTCAGGTAAAAGCAATTGCTTCCATTGTTCAAGCCTTCAGATGGAAGGAAGCTGTACTGATATATGAAGACAGTGATTATGGTAGTGGAATTGTACCTTACTTAATCGATGCATTTACAGAAATTGAAACCCGGGTCCCCTATAGAAGTGTCCTTTCTACTTTAGCCTCCAACGACGATCAAATTCTTTCAGAGCTTTACAAGATGATGGCAATGCAGACTAGAGTATTTGTTGTGCACATGTCATACTCTCTTGCTGCTCGTTTATTTCTGAAAGCAAAAAAAGTAGGAATGATGAATGAAGGATATGCCTGGATCATCACGGATGGGCTATCTAATCAATTGAATTCCATGAATCTCTCGCTTATTCATTCTATGCAAGGTGTACTAGGTGTTGAGCCTTATGTGCCCATGTCTGATAAGCTTAACAATTTTAAGATTAGATGGAGACACAAGTTCCACAAGGATAACCCAGAAATGGAAGGAGCTGACCTAAACATTTTTGGACTGTGGGCTTATGATACTGTTTGGGCACTAGCACTGGCAACTGAGAAATTCGGGGCAGCGAATCTCCAATTCCAGCACCCACAAGTTGTTAATGGAACATCTGACCTTTTAACTATCGGAATCTCTACAATAGGTCCTAAACTTCTCCAGACAATCTTGGAGACAGAATTTACAGGCTTGAGTGGAGAATTTAGCCTTGTTGATGGACAACTACACTCATCGGCATATCGAGTACTCAATGTAATAGGTCGTGGAGGAAGGGAGATTGGGTTCTCGACACCAACAAATGGTATTTTACGTGAACTGAATGCATCTGGTACCAAATTTTTTACATCTTCAAATTCCAATTTCAGTCCTATAGTATGGCCAGGAGATTCTATGACTGAGCCCAAGGGTTGGGAAATTCCTACAAATGGGAAGAAACTGAAGATTGGAGTTCCTTTTAATAAAGGATATACTGAATTTGTGACAGTAGTAATAGATCCTACCACCAATGCCTCAAATGTCACTGGGTACTGCATTGATGTCTTTAATGCTGTAATTGGGAAATTGCCATATGCCCTTCCTCATGAGTTCATTCCATTCAGGAAGTCTGATAATACAAGTGCTGGGAGCTACAATGATTTGGTCTATCAAGTATATCTTCAA AAATATGATGCAGTCATTGGAGATACAACTATCATAGCCAATCGGTCCTTGTATGTCGATTTTACATTGCCATACACAGAGTCTGGGGTAACAATGGTAGTGCCAATCCAACAAGATAAGAGGAAGAATATTTGGGTTTTCCTGAAGCCTCTGAATTGGGATCTATGGTTCACCATTctcattttcttcatcttcacaGGCATTGTGACCTGGGTCCTCGAACACAGAGTAAACAACGATTTTAGGGGTACACCTATAAATCAACTTGGAATGATCTTCTGGTTCACCTTCTCAACGATGGTTTTTGCACATA AAGATGTGTTCAGCAACTTGGCTAGGTTCATTGTGATCATATGGGTTTTTGTTGTGCTCATCCTCACATCAAGTTACACAGCAAGCCTAACTTCCATGCTGACAGTTCAACAGCTTCAACCCACTGTCACAGATGTCAAAGAGCTCATAAGAAATGGGGAGTATGTGGGCTACAAAAATGGTTCATTTGTGTTTGATATGCTAAAGCAAATGAGCTTTAATGAGTCCAAGATTAGAGCCTTTGGAAGTGTGGAAGAATTAGACAAAGCTTTATCTAAAGGGAGTCACAATGGTGGTATTGCTGCTGCATTTGATGAGATCCCTTACATGAAACTGTTTCTTTCAAAATATTGTGCCAAGTACACCATGGTTGGACCTACATATAAGACTGATGGGTTTGGCTTC GTCTTTCCAAGAGGATCCCCACTGGTATCTGATGTTTCAAGGTCAATATTAAGTGTAACGGAAGGAGATAAAATGGCAcagattgagaaaaaaaattttgggcaAGACAATTGTCCAGACAGTAGTACCAAGTTATCTTCATATAGTCTGTCTCTAGATAGCTTTGGGGGGTTGTTCATCATCACTGGAGCTGCTtcacttctagccctattcatTTTCATTCTTCGTTTCTGTCGTAACAATGGGGACGTTATCAAATGTGAGGATCCTAATGCTTCTACACTGAAAAGAGTTGTTACTCTGGCCAAAAAATATGATGAGAAAGATCCTACCTCTCATGATTCTAGAGTAACTAAAAATCACAAACAAAATACAGAAATTCCATCAGTCAATGAAGCTTCACCCATATCTATTGCCCCAAGTTCACAAGCAATTCCCTCTGTTATAGACAGGTATTGCACtcctgaagaagaagaccaagcAAGGGCATCAACCAGTCCCTTTGGTATACATGGAAATGTCAGTCCCTTGGAAGATCAGGGAAGCCAATTCAGTACTTCTCCGAATGCAAATCGAAGGCAAGGTGAGGAGTTAATTTCTACTGAGAGTATTGGTCCAGATGCAGAGGGGCCAAGTGTTCTAATTACTAGCTAA
- the LOC122072051 gene encoding glutamate receptor 2.8-like isoform X3: MMAMQTRVFVVHMSYSLAARLFLKAKKVGMMNEGYAWIITDGLSNQLNSMNLSLIHSMQGVLGVEPYVPMSDKLNNFKIRWRHKFHKDNPEMEGADLNIFGLWAYDTVWALALATEKFGAANLQFQHPQVVNGTSDLLTIGISTIGPKLLQTILETEFTGLSGEFSLVDGQLHSSAYRVLNVIGRGGREIGFSTPTNGILRELNASGTKFFTSSNSNFSPIVWPGDSMTEPKGWEIPTNGKKLKIGVPFNKGYTEFVTVVIDPTTNASNVTGYCIDVFNAVIGKLPYALPHEFIPFRKSDNTSAGSYNDLVYQVYLQKYDAVIGDTTIIANRSLYVDFTLPYTESGVTMVVPIQQDKRKNIWVFLKPLNWDLWFTILIFFIFTGIVTWVLEHRVNNDFRGTPINQLGMIFWFTFSTMVFAHKDVFSNLARFIVIIWVFVVLILTSSYTASLTSMLTVQQLQPTVTDVKELIRNGEYVGYKNGSFVFDMLKQMSFNESKIRAFGSVEELDKALSKGSHNGGIAAAFDEIPYMKLFLSKYCAKYTMVGPTYKTDGFGFVFPRGSPLVSDVSRSILSVTEGDKMAQIEKKNFGQDNCPDSSTKLSSYSLSLDSFGGLFIITGAASLLALFIFILRFCRNNGDVIKCEDPNASTLKRVVTLAKKYDEKDPTSHDSRVTKNHKQNTEIPSVNEASPISIAPSSQAIPSVIDRYCTPEEEDQARASTSPFGIHGNVSPLEDQGSQFSTSPNANRRQGEELISTESIGPDAEGPSVLITS, from the exons ATGATGGCAATGCAGACTAGAGTATTTGTTGTGCACATGTCATACTCTCTTGCTGCTCGTTTATTTCTGAAAGCAAAAAAAGTAGGAATGATGAATGAAGGATATGCCTGGATCATCACGGATGGGCTATCTAATCAATTGAATTCCATGAATCTCTCGCTTATTCATTCTATGCAAGGTGTACTAGGTGTTGAGCCTTATGTGCCCATGTCTGATAAGCTTAACAATTTTAAGATTAGATGGAGACACAAGTTCCACAAGGATAACCCAGAAATGGAAGGAGCTGACCTAAACATTTTTGGACTGTGGGCTTATGATACTGTTTGGGCACTAGCACTGGCAACTGAGAAATTCGGGGCAGCGAATCTCCAATTCCAGCACCCACAAGTTGTTAATGGAACATCTGACCTTTTAACTATCGGAATCTCTACAATAGGTCCTAAACTTCTCCAGACAATCTTGGAGACAGAATTTACAGGCTTGAGTGGAGAATTTAGCCTTGTTGATGGACAACTACACTCATCGGCATATCGAGTACTCAATGTAATAGGTCGTGGAGGAAGGGAGATTGGGTTCTCGACACCAACAAATGGTATTTTACGTGAACTGAATGCATCTGGTACCAAATTTTTTACATCTTCAAATTCCAATTTCAGTCCTATAGTATGGCCAGGAGATTCTATGACTGAGCCCAAGGGTTGGGAAATTCCTACAAATGGGAAGAAACTGAAGATTGGAGTTCCTTTTAATAAAGGATATACTGAATTTGTGACAGTAGTAATAGATCCTACCACCAATGCCTCAAATGTCACTGGGTACTGCATTGATGTCTTTAATGCTGTAATTGGGAAATTGCCATATGCCCTTCCTCATGAGTTCATTCCATTCAGGAAGTCTGATAATACAAGTGCTGGGAGCTACAATGATTTGGTCTATCAAGTATATCTTCAA AAATATGATGCAGTCATTGGAGATACAACTATCATAGCCAATCGGTCCTTGTATGTCGATTTTACATTGCCATACACAGAGTCTGGGGTAACAATGGTAGTGCCAATCCAACAAGATAAGAGGAAGAATATTTGGGTTTTCCTGAAGCCTCTGAATTGGGATCTATGGTTCACCATTctcattttcttcatcttcacaGGCATTGTGACCTGGGTCCTCGAACACAGAGTAAACAACGATTTTAGGGGTACACCTATAAATCAACTTGGAATGATCTTCTGGTTCACCTTCTCAACGATGGTTTTTGCACATA AAGATGTGTTCAGCAACTTGGCTAGGTTCATTGTGATCATATGGGTTTTTGTTGTGCTCATCCTCACATCAAGTTACACAGCAAGCCTAACTTCCATGCTGACAGTTCAACAGCTTCAACCCACTGTCACAGATGTCAAAGAGCTCATAAGAAATGGGGAGTATGTGGGCTACAAAAATGGTTCATTTGTGTTTGATATGCTAAAGCAAATGAGCTTTAATGAGTCCAAGATTAGAGCCTTTGGAAGTGTGGAAGAATTAGACAAAGCTTTATCTAAAGGGAGTCACAATGGTGGTATTGCTGCTGCATTTGATGAGATCCCTTACATGAAACTGTTTCTTTCAAAATATTGTGCCAAGTACACCATGGTTGGACCTACATATAAGACTGATGGGTTTGGCTTC GTCTTTCCAAGAGGATCCCCACTGGTATCTGATGTTTCAAGGTCAATATTAAGTGTAACGGAAGGAGATAAAATGGCAcagattgagaaaaaaaattttgggcaAGACAATTGTCCAGACAGTAGTACCAAGTTATCTTCATATAGTCTGTCTCTAGATAGCTTTGGGGGGTTGTTCATCATCACTGGAGCTGCTtcacttctagccctattcatTTTCATTCTTCGTTTCTGTCGTAACAATGGGGACGTTATCAAATGTGAGGATCCTAATGCTTCTACACTGAAAAGAGTTGTTACTCTGGCCAAAAAATATGATGAGAAAGATCCTACCTCTCATGATTCTAGAGTAACTAAAAATCACAAACAAAATACAGAAATTCCATCAGTCAATGAAGCTTCACCCATATCTATTGCCCCAAGTTCACAAGCAATTCCCTCTGTTATAGACAGGTATTGCACtcctgaagaagaagaccaagcAAGGGCATCAACCAGTCCCTTTGGTATACATGGAAATGTCAGTCCCTTGGAAGATCAGGGAAGCCAATTCAGTACTTCTCCGAATGCAAATCGAAGGCAAGGTGAGGAGTTAATTTCTACTGAGAGTATTGGTCCAGATGCAGAGGGGCCAAGTGTTCTAATTACTAGCTAA